One window from the genome of Prochlorococcus marinus XMU1411 encodes:
- the fabD gene encoding ACP S-malonyltransferase has product MTVAWVFPGQGSQKIGMAKQIENLPNTKERFSYASEIFERNLFQICELDIEPTDPLIDLNNTRNTQICLFLVESILLDALKENGFKPTYVAGHSLGEITALYCADVFSFEDCVSLIKERSQLMVNAGKGSMAAVIGFDRNQLDLLVEKIDDIVIANDNSSSQVVLSGSNEALDNLSREISCKRFLKLNVSGAFHSPFMNEPSTKFSEYLKQIKFNKPSFPVISNYEPSLCSDSNELKIRLEKQMCNGVRWRETMDLMAKDSDLHIVEIGPSNVLSGLVKRHLKDVKISQVSSSNQISY; this is encoded by the coding sequence ATGACAGTTGCATGGGTATTCCCTGGACAGGGTTCGCAAAAAATTGGAATGGCAAAACAAATTGAAAATTTGCCCAACACAAAAGAGAGGTTTAGTTATGCATCTGAGATATTTGAGAGGAATTTATTTCAAATTTGTGAGTTAGATATTGAACCAACAGATCCTCTTATTGATTTAAATAACACAAGAAATACACAAATTTGTCTTTTTTTAGTTGAATCAATTTTATTAGATGCATTAAAGGAAAATGGATTTAAACCAACTTATGTTGCTGGGCATAGCCTAGGAGAAATTACTGCACTATATTGTGCCGATGTTTTTTCATTTGAAGATTGTGTTTCTCTTATAAAAGAAAGGTCTCAATTAATGGTAAATGCTGGAAAAGGATCTATGGCAGCAGTAATTGGTTTTGATAGAAATCAACTTGATCTATTAGTGGAAAAAATTGATGATATTGTAATTGCTAATGATAATAGCTCTTCCCAAGTTGTCTTATCAGGATCTAATGAAGCATTAGATAATTTATCGAGAGAAATTTCTTGTAAAAGATTCTTGAAATTAAATGTTTCAGGTGCATTTCATTCACCATTTATGAATGAACCTTCAACAAAATTTTCTGAGTATTTAAAACAAATTAAATTTAACAAGCCCTCTTTCCCAGTAATAAGCAATTATGAACCTTCGCTCTGTAGTGATTCAAACGAGCTTAAAATTAGATTAGAAAAGCAGATGTGTAATGGAGTGAGGTGGCGAGAAACTATGGATTTAATGGCGAAAGATAGTGATCTTCATATTGTTGAAATTGGCCCTTCTAATGTACTAAGCGGTTTAGTAAAAAGACATCTTAAAGATGTAAAAATTTCTCAAGTTTCATCTTCTAATCAAATATCTTATTAA
- a CDS encoding RNA recognition motif domain-containing protein, whose product MSIRIYIGNLPQGFNPKEFDTLLKSVSDSIRFKAVLDKETKECRGFGFATTNSEENANLLIQKLNGFEFNGSKLRVELSEKKDSASNKRNSGNINKNKKRKDFKKIVHSDAPNLEAPDPRWAGELSKLKDLLANQKTPA is encoded by the coding sequence ATGAGCATTCGCATTTACATTGGCAATTTACCACAAGGATTTAATCCAAAAGAATTTGATACGCTTTTAAAATCAGTTTCTGATTCGATTCGATTTAAAGCAGTTCTAGACAAAGAAACTAAAGAATGTAGGGGTTTTGGTTTCGCGACAACTAATAGTGAAGAGAATGCTAATTTATTAATTCAAAAATTAAACGGTTTTGAATTCAATGGTTCCAAATTAAGAGTAGAGCTCTCAGAAAAGAAAGATTCTGCCTCAAACAAAAGAAATAGCGGAAATATAAATAAGAATAAGAAGAGGAAAGACTTTAAGAAAATTGTTCATAGTGATGCCCCTAACCTCGAAGCACCTGATCCAAGATGGGCTGGAGAACTATCTAAACTAAAAGATTTGTTGGCAAACCAAAAGACACCTGCTTAG
- a CDS encoding Ycf34 family protein: MCICINCRWVDRCITYHDVENNHGVDHICDLPDFKAKKPFIHVNIVKDNNGDYKTDWDVQSCESFENEFGKWSKCNPGMELPV, from the coding sequence ATGTGCATTTGCATCAACTGTAGATGGGTTGATAGATGTATCACATATCATGATGTTGAGAATAATCATGGTGTTGATCATATTTGTGATCTACCTGATTTTAAAGCAAAAAAACCATTCATTCATGTCAATATAGTTAAAGATAATAATGGTGATTATAAAACTGATTGGGATGTTCAATCTTGTGAAAGTTTTGAAAATGAATTTGGTAAATGGTCTAAGTGTAACCCAGGTATGGAATTACCTGTTTAA
- the rpaB gene encoding response regulator transcription factor RpaB: protein MALSSQTKETILVADDEASIRRILETRLSMIGYKVVTACDGKEALKLFKDYEPDLVVLDVMMPKLDGYGVCQELRKDSDVPIVMLTALGDVADRITGLELGADDYVVKPFSPKELEARIRCVLRRIDKEQIPGMPNSGLILVTDIKIDTNRRQVFKSDERIRLTGMEFSLLELLVSRSGEPFSRGEILKEVWGYTPERHVDTRVVDVHISRLRSKLEADPANPELILTARGTGYLFQRIVDIAPFDGK, encoded by the coding sequence ATGGCTCTATCTAGTCAAACTAAAGAAACAATTCTTGTCGCAGATGACGAGGCAAGTATTAGAAGAATTCTGGAGACGCGCCTCTCCATGATTGGTTACAAAGTCGTAACTGCATGTGATGGTAAAGAAGCACTAAAGTTATTTAAGGATTATGAGCCTGATTTAGTCGTACTTGACGTTATGATGCCAAAATTAGATGGCTATGGAGTGTGTCAGGAATTAAGGAAAGATTCTGATGTTCCAATCGTTATGTTAACTGCATTAGGAGATGTTGCAGACAGGATAACAGGTTTAGAATTAGGGGCTGATGATTATGTTGTGAAACCATTTAGTCCTAAGGAATTAGAAGCTAGAATTAGATGCGTTCTGAGAAGAATTGACAAAGAGCAAATTCCTGGAATGCCTAATTCAGGATTAATTTTGGTTACTGATATAAAAATTGATACAAATCGAAGACAAGTTTTTAAGAGCGATGAGAGAATAAGATTAACTGGTATGGAATTTAGTCTTTTAGAGCTTTTGGTTAGCAGGTCAGGCGAGCCATTTAGTAGAGGAGAAATTTTGAAGGAAGTTTGGGGATATACACCTGAGAGACATGTAGATACAAGAGTAGTCGATGTTCATATATCGAGATTAAGATCAAAACTGGAGGCTGATCCAGCAAATCCTGAATTGATATTAACAGCAAGGGGCACAGGATATCTTTTTCAAAGGATTGTAGATATTGCTCCTTTTGACGGTAAATAA
- a CDS encoding lysophospholipid acyltransferase family protein encodes MKNHTIQKLIYELVSKLFVFPIYKFVFKGHLIGRENIPQKDSFIMVSNHGSLLDPPLLGHAIGRNISFMAKAELFKIPFLGFIIKACGAYPVKRGIADKNTIQTACKKLSNDNSIGIFIDGTRQKNGRVNKPKQGAALLAFKNQKLLLPVGIVNSHRLIRFKFCIPLFSKIVIKVGKPVQPPQSSSRDDLHSVTILLQDKINNLIK; translated from the coding sequence ATGAAAAATCATACTATTCAAAAATTAATCTATGAATTAGTTAGCAAGCTTTTTGTATTTCCTATTTATAAATTTGTATTTAAAGGTCATTTAATAGGTAGAGAAAATATTCCTCAAAAAGATTCTTTTATCATGGTTTCTAATCATGGTTCTTTACTTGATCCTCCTTTGTTAGGCCATGCTATTGGACGTAATATATCTTTTATGGCTAAGGCAGAGCTTTTTAAAATTCCTTTTCTTGGATTTATTATCAAGGCTTGTGGAGCTTATCCTGTAAAAAGAGGAATTGCTGATAAAAATACAATTCAAACAGCATGTAAAAAATTATCAAATGATAATTCTATTGGAATTTTTATTGATGGTACTCGTCAAAAAAATGGTCGAGTAAATAAGCCTAAACAAGGTGCAGCATTACTGGCTTTTAAAAATCAAAAATTATTATTGCCTGTTGGAATAGTTAATTCACATAGACTAATAAGATTTAAATTCTGTATTCCTTTATTTTCAAAAATAGTTATTAAAGTGGGAAAACCTGTTCAACCTCCACAAAGTTCATCAAGAGATGATCTGCATTCTGTAACAATACTTCTTCAAGATAAAATTAATAATTTGATTAAATGA
- a CDS encoding molecular chaperone codes for MTNKRKQRENYSTLVIHSTDNSFCFGYRKKNNLESDKFFIKKFDNDLCSNLINDLNKFISKENLQKINKLSISIGPSNFNASRLIVVLARTISQQINCPLDSFSSFEIMAKRIASKNNIFTNKKSFWIYKKLKRKGFIAGKYEIFHNGKTSSELVIREIVLPKIVKELESKELFFEAVYDDKEDLKELLNLSNKNLLNSNIDSWKKVLPLYPISPIN; via the coding sequence ATGACAAATAAACGCAAACAAAGAGAAAATTATTCTACATTAGTGATTCATAGCACAGACAACTCTTTTTGCTTTGGGTATAGAAAAAAAAATAACCTTGAATCTGATAAATTTTTTATCAAAAAATTTGATAATGACCTTTGCAGCAACTTAATTAATGATCTTAACAAATTTATTTCCAAAGAAAATTTACAAAAAATAAATAAGTTATCTATCAGCATTGGGCCATCAAATTTTAATGCTTCACGACTGATTGTGGTTTTAGCAAGAACTATCTCACAACAAATAAATTGTCCTCTAGACAGTTTTAGTTCATTTGAAATAATGGCAAAAAGAATTGCATCAAAAAATAATATCTTTACAAACAAAAAATCATTCTGGATTTACAAAAAATTAAAACGAAAAGGTTTTATTGCAGGTAAATATGAAATTTTTCATAACGGAAAAACTTCCTCAGAACTAGTCATTAGAGAAATAGTTTTACCAAAAATTGTTAAAGAACTTGAGAGTAAAGAGCTTTTTTTTGAGGCTGTTTATGATGATAAAGAAGATTTAAAAGAACTATTAAATTTATCAAATAAAAATTTATTAAATTCAAATATAGATTCTTGGAAAAAAGTTTTGCCTCTTTACCCTATTTCTCCAATTAACTAA
- the plsX gene encoding phosphate acyltransferase PlsX, with the protein MGKESVQKSNKPRAIRRLVIWYKRNSAVTSIVDTAASSAVTASNVAGNVVSGAGSVVSTASNVASNVAGNVAGNVVSSAESVVNTASSVVSNASSIAKNTLQPLVFDPLKRLQNNDNVLDSLEDSRSKRIWIAVDGMGGDYAPGPILEGCLEAISRFPINIKFVGKIEKVKDAAEKTGLAELLENEIEKNRLELIDSGEPIGMNEEATTVRKRKNASINVAMDLVRNNKAEAVYSAGNSGAMMASAIFRIGRLKGIDRPAIGALFPTRDQTRPVLVLDVGANTDCKPSYLHQFALLGNIYAKDVLQVKKPRIGLLNIGEEECKGNDLSLKTFELLSSEKSFDFGGNCEGRDVLSGSFDVVVCDGFTGNILLKFLESVGGVLLDILRSELPRGRRGKVGSAFLKSNLLRIKKRLDHAEHGGALLLGVNGICVIGHGSSKSLSVVSALRLAHSAVNHGVMDNLNQLQKLQVLNS; encoded by the coding sequence ATGGGTAAAGAAAGTGTGCAAAAAAGTAATAAGCCTAGAGCTATCAGAAGATTAGTTATTTGGTATAAAAGAAACTCGGCTGTAACTTCAATAGTCGATACTGCTGCTAGTTCTGCGGTAACGGCTAGTAATGTGGCGGGTAATGTAGTTTCTGGTGCTGGTTCTGTTGTAAGTACAGCTAGTAATGTTGCGAGTAATGTGGCAGGTAATGTAGCAGGTAATGTAGTTTCAAGCGCTGAATCTGTTGTGAATACTGCCAGCAGTGTTGTTTCAAATGCTAGTTCAATAGCTAAAAATACATTACAACCTTTGGTTTTTGACCCATTAAAAAGATTACAAAATAATGATAATGTTTTAGATAGTTTGGAGGATTCTCGATCTAAAAGAATTTGGATAGCAGTTGATGGGATGGGTGGAGATTATGCTCCTGGTCCAATTCTTGAGGGTTGCCTCGAAGCAATAAGTAGATTTCCAATAAATATAAAGTTTGTTGGCAAAATTGAAAAAGTTAAAGATGCAGCAGAAAAAACTGGTTTAGCAGAATTATTAGAAAATGAAATAGAGAAAAATCGTCTTGAATTAATTGATAGTGGAGAGCCTATTGGGATGAATGAAGAAGCAACTACAGTTAGAAAAAGGAAAAATGCCAGTATAAACGTTGCTATGGATTTAGTGAGAAATAATAAAGCTGAAGCTGTTTACTCAGCGGGTAATTCAGGTGCCATGATGGCTTCTGCCATATTTAGAATTGGGAGATTGAAAGGGATTGATAGACCAGCTATAGGAGCATTATTTCCAACAAGGGATCAAACTCGCCCAGTATTAGTGTTAGATGTCGGAGCAAATACTGATTGTAAGCCATCTTATCTGCATCAATTTGCTCTTCTAGGCAATATTTATGCAAAAGATGTCTTACAAGTAAAAAAACCAAGAATTGGCCTTTTAAATATCGGAGAAGAAGAATGCAAAGGTAATGATTTATCCCTAAAAACATTTGAATTATTATCTTCTGAAAAAAGTTTTGATTTTGGAGGTAATTGTGAAGGCCGCGATGTATTATCAGGTAGTTTCGACGTAGTAGTCTGTGATGGATTTACTGGAAATATATTATTAAAATTTCTTGAATCTGTTGGAGGAGTTTTATTAGATATTTTGAGATCTGAGCTGCCACGTGGAAGGCGAGGGAAAGTTGGTTCTGCTTTTTTAAAAAGTAATCTACTCAGAATTAAGAAAAGGTTAGATCATGCTGAACATGGAGGAGCTTTATTGCTTGGGGTGAATGGTATTTGCGTTATTGGTCATGGAAGTAGCAAATCTTTATCAGTAGTTAGTGCTCTACGATTGGCCCACTCCGCAGTGAATCATGGTGTTATGGATAATTTAAATCAACTGCAAAAGCTTCAAGTTTTAAATTCTTAA
- a CDS encoding phytoene synthase: MKNSISQLDQAYEICRKETQKWAKTFYLGTLLLPVEKRKAIWAIYVWCRRTDEIMDSAEASTKSQDELSDDLDRWEENTKNVFKGNIKSELDSVLVDTIEKYPQDIQPYLDMIEGQRMDLNKFRYKDFDELKLYCYRVAGTVGLMTQNVMGIDSAYTSAPWSAKPDPSEAAIALGIANQLTNILRDVGEDRQRGRIYLPQEDIEKFNYSEEELLKGKINNQWRALMKFQLTRARDWFQKSEDGIKWLSSDARWPVWTSLRLYRGILDSIERLDYDVFNNRAFVKNSVKAFEIPISFLISRIK; the protein is encoded by the coding sequence TTGAAAAATTCAATTTCTCAACTAGATCAAGCATATGAGATATGCCGTAAAGAAACTCAAAAATGGGCTAAAACCTTTTATTTGGGTACTCTTTTATTACCAGTAGAGAAGAGAAAAGCTATTTGGGCTATTTATGTATGGTGTAGAAGAACAGATGAAATAATGGATAGCGCGGAAGCCTCAACCAAATCCCAAGATGAGCTTTCAGATGATTTAGATAGATGGGAAGAAAATACAAAAAATGTATTTAAAGGGAATATTAAATCAGAGTTGGATTCAGTTCTAGTAGATACAATCGAAAAATATCCCCAAGATATTCAACCCTATCTCGATATGATAGAAGGTCAGAGAATGGATCTTAATAAATTTAGATATAAGGACTTTGATGAATTAAAACTTTATTGTTATAGAGTGGCAGGTACTGTAGGTTTAATGACCCAAAATGTCATGGGGATTGATAGCGCATATACATCAGCTCCATGGAGTGCTAAACCTGACCCCTCTGAGGCAGCCATAGCTCTTGGGATTGCAAATCAATTAACGAATATATTGAGAGATGTCGGAGAAGATAGGCAAAGAGGAAGAATTTATCTCCCACAAGAGGATATTGAGAAATTTAATTATTCTGAAGAAGAACTTTTAAAAGGTAAAATCAACAACCAGTGGAGGGCTCTTATGAAATTTCAATTAACCAGAGCTCGTGATTGGTTCCAAAAGTCTGAAGATGGGATTAAATGGCTTTCTTCAGATGCTAGATGGCCAGTTTGGACGTCTTTACGCCTTTACAGAGGAATACTAGATTCAATTGAAAGGTTAGATTATGATGTTTTTAATAATAGAGCTTTTGTAAAAAATTCAGTAAAAGCTTTTGAAATTCCTATATCTTTTTTAATTTCTCGAATTAAATAA
- a CDS encoding beta-ketoacyl-ACP synthase III — translation MEGINFNQIGVSFKGSGSYVPDQILTNQKISQKVDTSNEWIKSRTGISERRISSLGDNVTEMGYKAALTAIEMANWDIKTIDLIVLATSTPHDLFGSAPSIQAKLGAANAVAFDLTAACSGFLFALITASQFLKGGSFKRAIVIGADQLSSFVDWNDRRSCILFGDGAGALAIEATNEFDNLIGFDMRTDGERGSFLNLPSKNNKDLIIENIDFLSGAFSQIQMNGQEVYKFAVREVPIILEKLFKKMNYTSDEVDWLVLHQANQRILDSVGERLKIPGEKILSNLEKYGNTSAATIPLVMDEAIRNNRIKQNDIIATSGFGAGLSWGAALIKWG, via the coding sequence TTGGAAGGAATAAATTTTAATCAGATTGGAGTATCGTTCAAGGGAAGCGGAAGTTATGTACCTGATCAAATTCTAACCAATCAAAAAATTAGTCAAAAGGTTGATACAAGCAATGAATGGATAAAATCTAGAACAGGCATTTCTGAAAGAAGAATTTCTAGCTTAGGAGATAATGTTACTGAGATGGGTTATAAAGCGGCTCTAACCGCTATAGAAATGGCTAATTGGGATATTAAAACGATTGATTTGATTGTTTTAGCTACTTCTACTCCGCATGATTTATTTGGATCAGCGCCATCCATTCAAGCTAAATTAGGGGCAGCTAATGCCGTTGCTTTCGATTTAACTGCAGCATGTAGTGGGTTCTTATTTGCCCTAATTACAGCATCACAATTTTTAAAAGGGGGTAGTTTTAAAAGGGCTATTGTTATAGGAGCAGATCAACTATCAAGCTTTGTTGATTGGAATGATAGAAGAAGTTGTATTCTCTTTGGAGATGGTGCAGGTGCATTAGCAATTGAAGCCACTAATGAATTTGATAATTTAATTGGTTTTGATATGAGAACTGACGGAGAAAGGGGTTCTTTTCTTAATCTTCCATCAAAAAATAATAAGGATTTAATAATTGAAAACATTGATTTTTTAAGTGGAGCTTTTTCCCAAATTCAGATGAATGGTCAGGAAGTGTATAAATTTGCAGTTAGAGAAGTTCCGATAATTCTTGAAAAGTTGTTTAAAAAAATGAATTATACTTCCGATGAAGTTGATTGGCTTGTATTGCACCAAGCTAATCAAAGGATATTGGATTCTGTAGGAGAGAGGTTAAAAATTCCTGGAGAAAAAATTCTTAGCAATTTAGAAAAATATGGTAATACTTCAGCAGCAACAATACCACTAGTGATGGATGAAGCTATTAGAAATAATAGAATTAAACAAAATGATATTATTGCCACAAGTGGTTTCGGTGCTGGGTTAAGTTGGGGTGCAGCCCTCATTAAATGGGGTTAA
- a CDS encoding CCA tRNA nucleotidyltransferase — MKSILTDHTLIINELETSIKFHNVNHILGFLPKGSYLVGGYIRDIILGREPEKVDVDIVVPLNAIEIGKKIADNIGSKFLILDEKREVVRIIFNHISIDIANQISSTIERDLTSRDFSINSIAFLFDKKLLFDPLNGIKDLEFSLLRTYSEINLLNDPLRILRCFRFVSELNFKIDLKLIDFIKKTKEKLHLVAKERINYEIQKIVNGEHALEALILVKRFNIFGSDNFYKNSFFLDLQKINYKELNKIEKEKFLPIFFIAQILDEVSLEKFKFSKSEIAKTKLLRKWHFLLIEKNISQLTESDRFALHKELEMFLPSFIFYLPQNLRLDWLNRWRDKDDKLFHPSNLLNGDIIKKNLKIKDGPILGDLLEYLSKELAFKRLNNFDEAIYKAKQWIEQNAPKCD; from the coding sequence ATGAAAAGTATTCTCACAGATCATACACTAATAATTAACGAATTAGAGACAAGTATAAAATTTCATAATGTAAATCATATACTAGGTTTTTTGCCTAAGGGATCATATTTGGTTGGTGGTTACATAAGGGATATTATTTTGGGAAGAGAACCTGAAAAGGTGGATGTTGATATTGTGGTACCTTTAAATGCAATTGAAATTGGGAAAAAGATTGCAGATAATATTGGATCAAAATTTTTAATTTTAGATGAAAAAAGAGAAGTTGTAAGAATTATTTTTAATCATATTTCAATTGATATTGCTAATCAGATTTCCTCCACAATCGAAAGAGATCTAACTAGTAGGGACTTTTCGATTAATTCAATTGCTTTTTTATTTGATAAAAAGCTTTTGTTTGATCCATTAAATGGCATAAAAGATTTAGAATTTTCCTTGCTTAGAACTTATTCAGAAATAAACTTACTGAATGATCCGTTAAGAATATTAAGATGTTTCCGTTTTGTATCGGAATTGAATTTTAAAATTGATTTAAAATTAATTGATTTTATAAAAAAAACTAAAGAAAAATTACATCTAGTAGCAAAAGAGAGAATTAATTATGAAATACAAAAAATAGTAAATGGTGAACATGCTCTTGAAGCATTAATTTTGGTAAAAAGATTTAATATATTTGGATCTGATAATTTTTATAAAAATTCTTTTTTTTTGGATTTACAAAAAATTAATTATAAGGAACTTAATAAGATCGAAAAGGAGAAATTTTTACCAATATTTTTTATAGCCCAAATTTTAGATGAAGTATCTCTAGAGAAATTTAAATTTAGTAAATCTGAAATTGCAAAAACAAAGTTATTACGAAAATGGCATTTTTTGTTGATAGAAAAAAATATCTCTCAATTAACTGAATCAGATAGATTTGCATTACATAAAGAATTAGAGATGTTTCTTCCATCTTTTATTTTTTATTTACCTCAAAACTTACGGTTAGATTGGCTTAATAGATGGCGTGATAAGGATGATAAATTATTTCATCCTTCAAATTTACTTAATGGTGACATAATCAAAAAAAATTTAAAAATAAAGGACGGGCCTATATTAGGAGATCTTTTAGAGTATCTTTCAAAGGAACTTGCATTTAAGAGATTAAATAATTTTGATGAAGCTATTTATAAAGCAAAGCAATGGATTGAACAAAATGCGCCAAAATGTGATTAA
- the radA gene encoding DNA repair protein RadA: MSSKLSTFICQNCGTQTSQYFGKCLNCNSWNSIVEEITSKRSKHQDVKNDKKSIPFNEISSKKISRFTSGFREFDRVLGGGIVPGSVVLLGGEPGIGKSTIVLQSAGKISLNEKVLYITAEESLEQVKIRWERLNQNCIDLKIFAETNISLIIEEIKRVNPSFAIIDSIQAIHNNEMDSSPGSVSQVRACSSELQNLAKENNIALLIIGHVTKDGALAGPKTLEHLVDTVINFEGDNISSHRLLRSIKNRFGSTFEIGIFEMLEEGLREITNPSSIFTNKENISGVTTTITNEGTRPLAVDIQALVNQTFYSNPRRTTTGISINRLHQILAVIEKHVGIKLSEFDCYIATGGGFEINDPSSDLGVAISILSSLKNIPPLANTSFIGELGLSGQVRKSNNLRTKIEEAVRLGIKNIVVPKLEEELNNNFQDLINIKEISNIKEAVNYSLSK, from the coding sequence ATGTCTAGCAAATTGTCGACTTTTATTTGTCAAAATTGTGGAACTCAAACTTCTCAATACTTTGGGAAATGCCTAAATTGCAACTCATGGAATTCGATTGTAGAAGAAATTACAAGCAAGAGATCTAAACATCAAGATGTTAAAAATGATAAAAAATCTATCCCTTTTAATGAAATTTCATCAAAAAAAATATCAAGATTTACAAGTGGTTTTAGAGAGTTTGATCGAGTTCTTGGAGGTGGAATAGTACCTGGATCTGTTGTCTTACTTGGAGGAGAACCAGGTATAGGTAAAAGCACAATTGTTCTTCAATCAGCAGGAAAAATATCTCTCAATGAAAAAGTTTTATACATAACTGCAGAAGAATCCTTAGAACAAGTAAAAATTAGATGGGAGAGATTAAATCAAAACTGTATTGATTTAAAAATTTTTGCAGAAACAAATATATCCCTAATTATTGAAGAGATTAAACGTGTAAATCCAAGTTTCGCAATTATTGATAGTATTCAAGCCATCCATAATAATGAAATGGACAGTTCGCCAGGATCGGTTTCCCAAGTTAGAGCATGTTCTTCTGAGTTGCAAAATCTAGCCAAAGAAAATAATATTGCTCTTCTAATAATTGGTCATGTAACCAAAGATGGTGCTTTAGCCGGCCCTAAAACTCTTGAGCATTTAGTTGATACAGTAATAAACTTTGAAGGAGATAATATTTCATCTCATAGATTACTAAGAAGTATAAAAAATCGATTTGGATCGACCTTTGAAATTGGAATTTTTGAAATGCTTGAAGAGGGTTTACGAGAGATCACAAACCCAAGTTCTATTTTTACAAATAAAGAAAATATTTCAGGAGTAACAACTACGATTACAAACGAAGGCACTCGACCATTGGCAGTTGATATACAAGCGTTGGTAAATCAAACTTTCTACAGTAACCCAAGACGAACTACAACTGGAATTAGCATAAATAGATTGCATCAAATTCTTGCTGTTATTGAAAAACACGTAGGGATAAAATTATCTGAATTTGATTGTTATATAGCTACTGGTGGAGGTTTTGAGATTAATGATCCCTCATCTGACTTAGGCGTAGCAATATCAATTTTATCAAGTTTGAAAAATATTCCTCCTTTAGCTAATACCTCATTTATTGGGGAATTAGGTTTAAGCGGTCAAGTTAGAAAATCGAATAACCTTAGAACAAAAATAGAAGAAGCTGTAAGACTAGGGATTAAAAATATCGTAGTGCCTAAACTAGAGGAAGAACTAAATAATAATTTTCAAGATTTAATAAACATCAAAGAGATATCCAATATTAAAGAAGCAGTTAATTATTCTTTATCAAAATAA